Proteins from a single region of Syngnathus typhle isolate RoL2023-S1 ecotype Sweden linkage group LG10, RoL_Styp_1.0, whole genome shotgun sequence:
- the LOC133161210 gene encoding trafficking kinesin-binding protein 1-like isoform X3 gives MTKTYSDIDAVTRLLEEKERDLELAARIGQSLLKKNKALSERNELLEEQVEHIREEVSQLRHDVSMKDELLQFYSNAAEESEGESVTSTPVRASENNVSTPTCFPLDSLQKKLKDLEEENKSLRSEASHLETETLCYEEKEQQLVNDCVKELGVANVQISSLAEELARKSEDASRQQEEITHLLSQIVDLQKKAKMHAVENEELTQHLGAAKDAQRQLTAELRELQDKYVECMEMLHEAQEELKNLRNKAVPSNTQRRFHSLGLFPMDSLAAEIEGTMRKELQMDDPDVEELRLQPKRVFQTVKNLNLIRQQQQRSPLNIPGSNQSSCITSGRSSRVGTPLSNSVYGSETGSGITPDNRSSCILENPDNGCEDSNKRPPGTPGTPGGRDLETALRRLSLRRDNYLSEKRFFDEEREKKLAFLEGEEKEGSPCSPGPGTPTESLFSLCSHPSLGSMWTGYSFSARSYLPEKLQIVKPLEGSATLYAWQQLAQPHMGALLDDRPGVVTKGFRTLSREHHEHHEADGWQLDQPEEDDVSSDWCAAGLSGECSASSLSKDDGSSQWESTPCRRAGTIQAKDAPLSSSEMMNGHVDLKEVGTLEHMPAIVNFPGKCLSHTSSTYTLTTCRILHPSDQMSSSSALSSCQSSGSTTPPVSSASRTPSYTPCCTPRRRLSVAESATNLRDSTNVTSSSLGLGRLLLEHGISASPYQPGGRDGGEPPASRVAAAAEGNDHRLMKKRPDSLLLLRPSTPPNSCAGPTPHCQDFQFSPSDDDPPYFDTFLASKPARIILRETERERGAQSDHQGQTETLNLRLVEKVKSLRTTVGPHSAAAAAMAPASTLLAPFCSPALGSATLGLNTGLRRNPSYPAMVGASMAMKDPHTADLLIPHSTQGPQAPAAVLSHHIMTKPQDAATAAVSSLQDSIRNGQS, from the exons ATGACAAAGACCTACAGTGACATTGACGCCGTCACTCGACTCCTGGAagag AAGGAGCGCGACTTGGAATTAGCGGCTCGCATCGGTCAGTCGCTGCTCAAGAAAAACAAGGCCCTGAGCGAGAGGAACGAACTACTGGAGGAGCAAGTTGAGCACATCCGAGAGGAG GTCTCCCAGTTACGCCACGACGTGTCCATGAAAGATGAGCTGCTGCAGTTCTATAGCAACGCCGCTGAGGAAAGCGAGGGGGAGTCAGTCACTTCCACACC cgtgcgagcgagcgagaacaACGTGTCGACACCGACCTGTTTCCCCCTGGACTCCTTGCAGAAGAAACTGAAAGATCTAGAAGAGGAAAATAAATCCCTACGCTCTGAG GCCAGCCACTTGGAGACAGAAACTCTGTGCTATGAAGAAAAAGAGCAGCAGCTGGTCAACGATTGTGTCAAAGAACTTG GTGTGGCAAATGTCCAAATCTCCTCTCTGGCTGAAGAGCTGGCCAGGAAGTCTGAGGATGCTTCCAGACAGCAGGAGGAGATCACTCATCTTCTCTCCCAGATAGTTGACCTCCAGAAAAAGGCCAAGATG CACGCTGTGGAGAATGAAGAACTCACACAGCACCTAGGAGCTGCCAAAGATGCTCAGCGACAACTGACTGCTGag CTGCGTGAGTTGCAGGACAAGTATGTGGAGTGCATGGAGATGCTCCATGAAGCCCAAGAGGAGCTGAAAAACCTGCGAAATAAAGCCGTTCCATCAAACACTCAGAGGCGCTTTCACTCCCTGGGCTTGTTCCCAATG GACTCTCTGGCAGCTGAAATAGAAGGCACCATGAGGAAAGAACTTCAGATGGATGACCCAGATGTTGAGGAGCTAAG ACTGCAGCCCAAGCGAGTCTTCCAGACTGTGAAGAACCTCAACCTTATacgccagcagcagcaacgctCGCCCCTCAACATCCCGGGCTCCAATCAGTCTTCGTGTATCACTTCGGGGCGCTCCAGCAGGGTGGGCACCCCTCTCTCCAACTCTGTGTACGGCAGCGAAACAGGAAGTGGAATCACGCCGGACAACAGAAGTAGCTGCATCCTGGAGAACCCCGATAACGG GTGCGAGGACTCAAACAAGCGGCCCCCGGGGACCCCGGGCACCCCTGGCGGTCGGGACCTGGAGACAGCCTTGCGCCGCCTGTCCCTCCGCCGCGACAACTACCTCTCGGAGAAACGTTTCTTTGACGAGGAGAGGGAGAAGAAGCTGGCCTTCCTGGAGGGGGAGGAGAAAGAAGGCAGCCCATGTAGCCCAGGCCCCGGGACGCCCACCGAGAGTCTCTTCTCTCTCTGCTCGCATCCGTCGTTGGGGAGCATGTGGACGGGCTACTCGTTCAGCGCCAGATCCTACCTCCCGGAGAAGCTGCAGATTGTAAAGCCGCTGGAAG GTTCTGCCACCCTCTACGCATGGCAACAGTTGGCGCAACCCCACATGGGCGCTCTGCTGGACGATCGGCCCGGCGTGGTCACAAAGGGCTTCCGCACTCTGTCACGTGAGCACCACGAGCACCACGAGGCGGACGGCTGGCAACTGGACCAGCCGGAGGAAGACGACGTCTCCAGTGACTGGTGCGCGGCGGGCTTGTCGGGAGAGTGCTCCGCTTCTTCGCTTTCCAAGGACGATGGCAGTAGCCAGTGGGAAAGCACGCCTTGCCGAAGAGCAGGGACGATCCAAGCAAAAGATGCACCCCTCTCTTCCTCTGAGATGATGAACGGGCATGTGGACTTGAAGGAAGTCGGCACATTGGAGCACATGCCTG cCATAGTAAACTTCCCAGGCAAGTGTCTGTCGCACACCAGCTCCACCTACACATTGACCACCTGCAGGATTCTCCACCCCTCTGATCAGATGAGCTCCAG CTCAGCTCTGTCGTCATGTCAGAGTAGCGGCAGCACGACTCCGCCGGTCTCCTCCGCTTCGCGGACTCCCTCCTACACGCCCTGCTGCACCCCACGGCGCCGCCTCTCCGTGGCCGAATCCGCCACCAACCTTCGAGACTCCACTAATGTCACCAGCAGCTCGCTAGGGCTGGGACGCCTCCTGCTGGAGCACGGAATCTCTGCGTCGCCGTACCAGCCCGGCGGCCGGGATGGAGGAGAGCCGCCCGCGTCCCgtgtcgccgccgccgctgagGGAAACGACCACAGGCTGATGAAGAAACGCCCCGACAGCCTCCTTCTCCTCCGGCCGTCCACGCCGCCAAATTCTTGCGCCGGACCCACACCCCACTGCCAAGATTTTCAGTTCAGCCCCTCCGATGACGACCCACCGTATTTCGACACGTTCCTGGCCTCCAAACCGGCGCGCATCATCCTGAGGGAGACGGAGAGGGAGCGAGGCGCCCAGTCAGACCACCAAGGTCAAACAGAGACGTTGAACCTCAGACTTGTGGAAAAAGTGAAAAGTTTGCGCACCACCGTTGGGCCTcacagcgccgccgccgccgccatggcGCCTGCAAGCACTTTGTTGGCTCCATTTTGCTCTCCTGCACTTGGGAGCGCCACGCTGGGTCTGAACACAGGACTGAGGAGGAATCCAAGCTATCCTGCCATGGTAGGAGCCAGTATGGCTATGAAGGATCCCCATACGGCTGACCTTCTCATCCCGCATTCCACGCAAGGCCCGCAAGCCCCGGCGGCAGTGCTCAGCCACCACATCATGACAAAGCCGCAGgatgccgccaccgccgccgtctCATCGCTGCAAGACTCCATACGCAATGGACAGTCATGA
- the LOC133161210 gene encoding trafficking kinesin-binding protein 1-like isoform X2: MLVTMEGWPEDVTEFLHLPRRGSTEQEEEMHCASQTELEQLVGVDRMDQVRNQVLCADRVGQMTKTYSDIDAVTRLLEEKERDLELAARIGQSLLKKNKALSERNELLEEQVEHIREEVSQLRHDVSMKDELLQFYSNAAEESEGESVTSTPVRASENNVSTPTCFPLDSLQKKLKDLEEENKSLRSEASHLETETLCYEEKEQQLVNDCVKELGVANVQISSLAEELARKSEDASRQQEEITHLLSQIVDLQKKAKMHAVENEELTQHLGAAKDAQRQLTAELRELQDKYVECMEMLHEAQEELKNLRNKAVPSNTQRRFHSLGLFPMDSLAAEIEGTMRKELQMDDPDVEELRLQPKRVFQTVKNLNLIRQQQQRSPLNIPGSNQSSCITSGRSSRVGTPLSNSVYGSETGSGITPDNRSSCILENPDNGCEDSNKRPPGTPGTPGGRDLETALRRLSLRRDNYLSEKRFFDEEREKKLAFLEGEEKEGSPCSPGPGTPTESLFSLCSHPSLGSMWTGYSFSARSYLPEKLQIVKPLEGSATLYAWQQLAQPHMGALLDDRPGVVTKGFRTLSREHHEHHEADGWQLDQPEEDDVSSDWCAAGLSGECSASSLSKDDGSSQWESTPCRRAGTIQAKDAPLSSSEMMNGHVDLKEVGTLEHMPAIVNFPGKCLSHTSSTYTLTTCRILHPSDQMSSSSALSSCQSSGSTTPPVSSASRTPSYTPCCTPRRRLSVAESATNLRDSTNVTSSSLGLGRLLLEHGISASPYQPGGRDGGEPPASRVAAAAEGNDHRLMKKRPDSLLLLRPSTPPNSCAGPTPHCQDFQFSPSDDDPPYFDTFLASKPARIILRETERERGAQSDHQGQTETLNLRLVEKVKSLRTTVGPHSAAAAAMAPASTLLAPFCSPALGSATLGLNTGLRRNPSYPAMVGASMAMKDPHTADLLIPHSTQGPQAPAAVLSHHIMTKPQDAATAAVSSLQDSIRNGQS; this comes from the exons ATGCTGGTGACCATGGAGGGCTGGCCGGAGGATGTCACCGAATTTCTTCATCTACCTCGACGAGGAAGCACGGAACAAGAGGAGGAAATGCATTGTGCAAGTCAGACAGAGCTAGAACAGCTGGTGGGAGTGGATAGAATGGATCAAGTTCGAAACCAAG TGCTGTGCGCCGATCGAGTGGGACAGATGACAAAGACCTACAGTGACATTGACGCCGTCACTCGACTCCTGGAagag AAGGAGCGCGACTTGGAATTAGCGGCTCGCATCGGTCAGTCGCTGCTCAAGAAAAACAAGGCCCTGAGCGAGAGGAACGAACTACTGGAGGAGCAAGTTGAGCACATCCGAGAGGAG GTCTCCCAGTTACGCCACGACGTGTCCATGAAAGATGAGCTGCTGCAGTTCTATAGCAACGCCGCTGAGGAAAGCGAGGGGGAGTCAGTCACTTCCACACC cgtgcgagcgagcgagaacaACGTGTCGACACCGACCTGTTTCCCCCTGGACTCCTTGCAGAAGAAACTGAAAGATCTAGAAGAGGAAAATAAATCCCTACGCTCTGAG GCCAGCCACTTGGAGACAGAAACTCTGTGCTATGAAGAAAAAGAGCAGCAGCTGGTCAACGATTGTGTCAAAGAACTTG GTGTGGCAAATGTCCAAATCTCCTCTCTGGCTGAAGAGCTGGCCAGGAAGTCTGAGGATGCTTCCAGACAGCAGGAGGAGATCACTCATCTTCTCTCCCAGATAGTTGACCTCCAGAAAAAGGCCAAGATG CACGCTGTGGAGAATGAAGAACTCACACAGCACCTAGGAGCTGCCAAAGATGCTCAGCGACAACTGACTGCTGag CTGCGTGAGTTGCAGGACAAGTATGTGGAGTGCATGGAGATGCTCCATGAAGCCCAAGAGGAGCTGAAAAACCTGCGAAATAAAGCCGTTCCATCAAACACTCAGAGGCGCTTTCACTCCCTGGGCTTGTTCCCAATG GACTCTCTGGCAGCTGAAATAGAAGGCACCATGAGGAAAGAACTTCAGATGGATGACCCAGATGTTGAGGAGCTAAG ACTGCAGCCCAAGCGAGTCTTCCAGACTGTGAAGAACCTCAACCTTATacgccagcagcagcaacgctCGCCCCTCAACATCCCGGGCTCCAATCAGTCTTCGTGTATCACTTCGGGGCGCTCCAGCAGGGTGGGCACCCCTCTCTCCAACTCTGTGTACGGCAGCGAAACAGGAAGTGGAATCACGCCGGACAACAGAAGTAGCTGCATCCTGGAGAACCCCGATAACGG GTGCGAGGACTCAAACAAGCGGCCCCCGGGGACCCCGGGCACCCCTGGCGGTCGGGACCTGGAGACAGCCTTGCGCCGCCTGTCCCTCCGCCGCGACAACTACCTCTCGGAGAAACGTTTCTTTGACGAGGAGAGGGAGAAGAAGCTGGCCTTCCTGGAGGGGGAGGAGAAAGAAGGCAGCCCATGTAGCCCAGGCCCCGGGACGCCCACCGAGAGTCTCTTCTCTCTCTGCTCGCATCCGTCGTTGGGGAGCATGTGGACGGGCTACTCGTTCAGCGCCAGATCCTACCTCCCGGAGAAGCTGCAGATTGTAAAGCCGCTGGAAG GTTCTGCCACCCTCTACGCATGGCAACAGTTGGCGCAACCCCACATGGGCGCTCTGCTGGACGATCGGCCCGGCGTGGTCACAAAGGGCTTCCGCACTCTGTCACGTGAGCACCACGAGCACCACGAGGCGGACGGCTGGCAACTGGACCAGCCGGAGGAAGACGACGTCTCCAGTGACTGGTGCGCGGCGGGCTTGTCGGGAGAGTGCTCCGCTTCTTCGCTTTCCAAGGACGATGGCAGTAGCCAGTGGGAAAGCACGCCTTGCCGAAGAGCAGGGACGATCCAAGCAAAAGATGCACCCCTCTCTTCCTCTGAGATGATGAACGGGCATGTGGACTTGAAGGAAGTCGGCACATTGGAGCACATGCCTG cCATAGTAAACTTCCCAGGCAAGTGTCTGTCGCACACCAGCTCCACCTACACATTGACCACCTGCAGGATTCTCCACCCCTCTGATCAGATGAGCTCCAG CTCAGCTCTGTCGTCATGTCAGAGTAGCGGCAGCACGACTCCGCCGGTCTCCTCCGCTTCGCGGACTCCCTCCTACACGCCCTGCTGCACCCCACGGCGCCGCCTCTCCGTGGCCGAATCCGCCACCAACCTTCGAGACTCCACTAATGTCACCAGCAGCTCGCTAGGGCTGGGACGCCTCCTGCTGGAGCACGGAATCTCTGCGTCGCCGTACCAGCCCGGCGGCCGGGATGGAGGAGAGCCGCCCGCGTCCCgtgtcgccgccgccgctgagGGAAACGACCACAGGCTGATGAAGAAACGCCCCGACAGCCTCCTTCTCCTCCGGCCGTCCACGCCGCCAAATTCTTGCGCCGGACCCACACCCCACTGCCAAGATTTTCAGTTCAGCCCCTCCGATGACGACCCACCGTATTTCGACACGTTCCTGGCCTCCAAACCGGCGCGCATCATCCTGAGGGAGACGGAGAGGGAGCGAGGCGCCCAGTCAGACCACCAAGGTCAAACAGAGACGTTGAACCTCAGACTTGTGGAAAAAGTGAAAAGTTTGCGCACCACCGTTGGGCCTcacagcgccgccgccgccgccatggcGCCTGCAAGCACTTTGTTGGCTCCATTTTGCTCTCCTGCACTTGGGAGCGCCACGCTGGGTCTGAACACAGGACTGAGGAGGAATCCAAGCTATCCTGCCATGGTAGGAGCCAGTATGGCTATGAAGGATCCCCATACGGCTGACCTTCTCATCCCGCATTCCACGCAAGGCCCGCAAGCCCCGGCGGCAGTGCTCAGCCACCACATCATGACAAAGCCGCAGgatgccgccaccgccgccgtctCATCGCTGCAAGACTCCATACGCAATGGACAGTCATGA
- the LOC133161210 gene encoding trafficking kinesin-binding protein 1-like isoform X1: MNVCNNSDLPELEIISLLEEQLPVYKLRADTIFGYEQDDWLHTPLVDPDSSLDLTTEQIEETLKYFLLCADRVGQMTKTYSDIDAVTRLLEEKERDLELAARIGQSLLKKNKALSERNELLEEQVEHIREEVSQLRHDVSMKDELLQFYSNAAEESEGESVTSTPVRASENNVSTPTCFPLDSLQKKLKDLEEENKSLRSEASHLETETLCYEEKEQQLVNDCVKELGVANVQISSLAEELARKSEDASRQQEEITHLLSQIVDLQKKAKMHAVENEELTQHLGAAKDAQRQLTAELRELQDKYVECMEMLHEAQEELKNLRNKAVPSNTQRRFHSLGLFPMDSLAAEIEGTMRKELQMDDPDVEELRLQPKRVFQTVKNLNLIRQQQQRSPLNIPGSNQSSCITSGRSSRVGTPLSNSVYGSETGSGITPDNRSSCILENPDNGCEDSNKRPPGTPGTPGGRDLETALRRLSLRRDNYLSEKRFFDEEREKKLAFLEGEEKEGSPCSPGPGTPTESLFSLCSHPSLGSMWTGYSFSARSYLPEKLQIVKPLEGSATLYAWQQLAQPHMGALLDDRPGVVTKGFRTLSREHHEHHEADGWQLDQPEEDDVSSDWCAAGLSGECSASSLSKDDGSSQWESTPCRRAGTIQAKDAPLSSSEMMNGHVDLKEVGTLEHMPAIVNFPGKCLSHTSSTYTLTTCRILHPSDQMSSSSALSSCQSSGSTTPPVSSASRTPSYTPCCTPRRRLSVAESATNLRDSTNVTSSSLGLGRLLLEHGISASPYQPGGRDGGEPPASRVAAAAEGNDHRLMKKRPDSLLLLRPSTPPNSCAGPTPHCQDFQFSPSDDDPPYFDTFLASKPARIILRETERERGAQSDHQGQTETLNLRLVEKVKSLRTTVGPHSAAAAAMAPASTLLAPFCSPALGSATLGLNTGLRRNPSYPAMVGASMAMKDPHTADLLIPHSTQGPQAPAAVLSHHIMTKPQDAATAAVSSLQDSIRNGQS, from the exons ATGA ACGTGTGTAACAATAGTGACTTGCCGGAACTTGAGATTATTAGCCTTTTGGAGGAGCAGCTGCCAGTCTACAAGCTGAGGGCCGACACCATCTTCGGCTACGAGCAAGATGACTGGCTGCATACGCCTCTGGTGGACCCCGACTCCTCCCTCGACTTGACCACGGAACAGATAGAGGAGACCCTCAAGTACTTCT TGCTGTGCGCCGATCGAGTGGGACAGATGACAAAGACCTACAGTGACATTGACGCCGTCACTCGACTCCTGGAagag AAGGAGCGCGACTTGGAATTAGCGGCTCGCATCGGTCAGTCGCTGCTCAAGAAAAACAAGGCCCTGAGCGAGAGGAACGAACTACTGGAGGAGCAAGTTGAGCACATCCGAGAGGAG GTCTCCCAGTTACGCCACGACGTGTCCATGAAAGATGAGCTGCTGCAGTTCTATAGCAACGCCGCTGAGGAAAGCGAGGGGGAGTCAGTCACTTCCACACC cgtgcgagcgagcgagaacaACGTGTCGACACCGACCTGTTTCCCCCTGGACTCCTTGCAGAAGAAACTGAAAGATCTAGAAGAGGAAAATAAATCCCTACGCTCTGAG GCCAGCCACTTGGAGACAGAAACTCTGTGCTATGAAGAAAAAGAGCAGCAGCTGGTCAACGATTGTGTCAAAGAACTTG GTGTGGCAAATGTCCAAATCTCCTCTCTGGCTGAAGAGCTGGCCAGGAAGTCTGAGGATGCTTCCAGACAGCAGGAGGAGATCACTCATCTTCTCTCCCAGATAGTTGACCTCCAGAAAAAGGCCAAGATG CACGCTGTGGAGAATGAAGAACTCACACAGCACCTAGGAGCTGCCAAAGATGCTCAGCGACAACTGACTGCTGag CTGCGTGAGTTGCAGGACAAGTATGTGGAGTGCATGGAGATGCTCCATGAAGCCCAAGAGGAGCTGAAAAACCTGCGAAATAAAGCCGTTCCATCAAACACTCAGAGGCGCTTTCACTCCCTGGGCTTGTTCCCAATG GACTCTCTGGCAGCTGAAATAGAAGGCACCATGAGGAAAGAACTTCAGATGGATGACCCAGATGTTGAGGAGCTAAG ACTGCAGCCCAAGCGAGTCTTCCAGACTGTGAAGAACCTCAACCTTATacgccagcagcagcaacgctCGCCCCTCAACATCCCGGGCTCCAATCAGTCTTCGTGTATCACTTCGGGGCGCTCCAGCAGGGTGGGCACCCCTCTCTCCAACTCTGTGTACGGCAGCGAAACAGGAAGTGGAATCACGCCGGACAACAGAAGTAGCTGCATCCTGGAGAACCCCGATAACGG GTGCGAGGACTCAAACAAGCGGCCCCCGGGGACCCCGGGCACCCCTGGCGGTCGGGACCTGGAGACAGCCTTGCGCCGCCTGTCCCTCCGCCGCGACAACTACCTCTCGGAGAAACGTTTCTTTGACGAGGAGAGGGAGAAGAAGCTGGCCTTCCTGGAGGGGGAGGAGAAAGAAGGCAGCCCATGTAGCCCAGGCCCCGGGACGCCCACCGAGAGTCTCTTCTCTCTCTGCTCGCATCCGTCGTTGGGGAGCATGTGGACGGGCTACTCGTTCAGCGCCAGATCCTACCTCCCGGAGAAGCTGCAGATTGTAAAGCCGCTGGAAG GTTCTGCCACCCTCTACGCATGGCAACAGTTGGCGCAACCCCACATGGGCGCTCTGCTGGACGATCGGCCCGGCGTGGTCACAAAGGGCTTCCGCACTCTGTCACGTGAGCACCACGAGCACCACGAGGCGGACGGCTGGCAACTGGACCAGCCGGAGGAAGACGACGTCTCCAGTGACTGGTGCGCGGCGGGCTTGTCGGGAGAGTGCTCCGCTTCTTCGCTTTCCAAGGACGATGGCAGTAGCCAGTGGGAAAGCACGCCTTGCCGAAGAGCAGGGACGATCCAAGCAAAAGATGCACCCCTCTCTTCCTCTGAGATGATGAACGGGCATGTGGACTTGAAGGAAGTCGGCACATTGGAGCACATGCCTG cCATAGTAAACTTCCCAGGCAAGTGTCTGTCGCACACCAGCTCCACCTACACATTGACCACCTGCAGGATTCTCCACCCCTCTGATCAGATGAGCTCCAG CTCAGCTCTGTCGTCATGTCAGAGTAGCGGCAGCACGACTCCGCCGGTCTCCTCCGCTTCGCGGACTCCCTCCTACACGCCCTGCTGCACCCCACGGCGCCGCCTCTCCGTGGCCGAATCCGCCACCAACCTTCGAGACTCCACTAATGTCACCAGCAGCTCGCTAGGGCTGGGACGCCTCCTGCTGGAGCACGGAATCTCTGCGTCGCCGTACCAGCCCGGCGGCCGGGATGGAGGAGAGCCGCCCGCGTCCCgtgtcgccgccgccgctgagGGAAACGACCACAGGCTGATGAAGAAACGCCCCGACAGCCTCCTTCTCCTCCGGCCGTCCACGCCGCCAAATTCTTGCGCCGGACCCACACCCCACTGCCAAGATTTTCAGTTCAGCCCCTCCGATGACGACCCACCGTATTTCGACACGTTCCTGGCCTCCAAACCGGCGCGCATCATCCTGAGGGAGACGGAGAGGGAGCGAGGCGCCCAGTCAGACCACCAAGGTCAAACAGAGACGTTGAACCTCAGACTTGTGGAAAAAGTGAAAAGTTTGCGCACCACCGTTGGGCCTcacagcgccgccgccgccgccatggcGCCTGCAAGCACTTTGTTGGCTCCATTTTGCTCTCCTGCACTTGGGAGCGCCACGCTGGGTCTGAACACAGGACTGAGGAGGAATCCAAGCTATCCTGCCATGGTAGGAGCCAGTATGGCTATGAAGGATCCCCATACGGCTGACCTTCTCATCCCGCATTCCACGCAAGGCCCGCAAGCCCCGGCGGCAGTGCTCAGCCACCACATCATGACAAAGCCGCAGgatgccgccaccgccgccgtctCATCGCTGCAAGACTCCATACGCAATGGACAGTCATGA